The following proteins are encoded in a genomic region of Paenibacillus sp. FSL H3-0469:
- a CDS encoding class I SAM-dependent methyltransferase gives MLQHLHPRLVCSSCKGALVQSEALLQCCSCNAVYTIDDRYVSMLDRREQVDRPSGWNRKEAEIRDYSEISQSLALSGIGRFATFLNYGYVPHGSEQHAVVEPGDAWNRNSIKLLLETVGRTVIRDRQVIDIGCGRGGNIAALSKYFKPLSIVGLDICPANIAYCNAKSRGGEFWYLVGDAENIPFADESFDVVLNIESAHAYPDRSRFYEEVHRIMRVGGVFLYTELMPGDQVAQNVRLLEEAGLSVIRDQDVTSNVLLSCDENAKQRTGTQGIASNVGAGTNIGDINDFIALPGSKKYEEMKAGTRQYRMMNLVKRS, from the coding sequence ATGCTACAGCATCTGCATCCAAGGTTGGTATGCTCCAGCTGCAAGGGCGCGCTGGTCCAGTCGGAGGCATTGCTGCAATGCTGCAGCTGCAATGCGGTATATACGATCGATGACCGTTATGTATCGATGCTCGACCGGCGTGAGCAGGTGGACCGCCCTTCCGGCTGGAACCGGAAAGAGGCTGAAATTCGGGATTACAGCGAGATTTCGCAATCCCTTGCGCTGTCCGGTATAGGCCGATTCGCCACCTTCTTAAACTATGGTTACGTCCCGCACGGGAGTGAGCAGCATGCGGTGGTAGAGCCCGGCGATGCATGGAACAGAAATTCAATCAAGCTGCTGCTTGAGACAGTGGGCAGGACGGTGATCCGGGACCGGCAGGTGATTGACATCGGATGCGGCAGGGGAGGGAATATAGCAGCTCTGTCTAAATATTTCAAGCCGCTGTCTATTGTCGGTCTCGACATCTGCCCGGCGAACATTGCCTATTGCAATGCCAAATCCCGAGGGGGTGAATTTTGGTATCTCGTCGGCGATGCGGAGAATATACCGTTTGCAGACGAAAGCTTTGATGTGGTGTTAAATATAGAATCCGCGCATGCCTATCCGGACCGTTCCCGCTTCTATGAAGAGGTGCATCGGATAATGAGAGTTGGCGGCGTATTTCTGTATACGGAGCTGATGCCGGGTGATCAGGTAGCGCAGAATGTGAGGCTGTTAGAGGAAGCAGGTCTGTCTGTAATCCGCGATCAGGATGTGACTTCGAATGTTCTTTTATCGTGTGATGAGAATGCGAAGCAGCGTACGGGCACACAAGGGATTGCAAGCAACGTAGGCGCGGGTACGAATATTGGAGATATTAATGATTTCATCGCATTGCCCGGCTCGAAGAAATATGAAGAGATGAAGGCGGGAACGCGGCAATACCGTATGATGAACCTTGTTAAGAGGTCATAA